The sequence below is a genomic window from Acetivibrio clariflavus DSM 19732.
CAGCCAGATAAAACTTATCCAACACTTTTGCAACAACTAATCTATCTTCACTTTTAGATACCTTTTTCAATATTTCTTCTTTGTTCATAGTCTAGCATCCGTTAAGCAGTAAAAAATTAAAATTTCCAGCGGCATCAATAATGTTTAGGTATTAACCTTATATATAACTTATTAAAATACTAAACAACAACCTTCTTACCGCTTCAATAATCAAGTAAACAATCAATGGTGAAAAATCCAGCATAGAATTTCTACCAAAAGAAGATTTTGCAATCAATTCTCTAACCGGACTTAAAATAGGCTCTGTTATCTGGTTCAGTAATTCTATTATAGGATTATCTCTCGGCAAATTAGGAATCCATGATAAAACCGCTCGTATTACCAATGCCCATTCTATTACCAACAATAGTATGTCCAGTGCTTTTATAAGATTATACATTTATATCCTCCATTATTTTGCCCAAGGGAAAGCTGTCTTATTTGACATCTCTCCTTTTAAATCCCCCATAATGTCAACATTATGCGGAGCAACAATAAATATTTCATTGGAAACCTTCTGTATAGATCCATCCAAGGCATAAACCGAACCGCTCAGGAAATCGATAATACGCTGAGCCAGATCTTTTTCCAATCCTTCAAGATTAATAACTATTGGCTTTTTGTTTTTCAAGTGATCACAGATGTCCTGTGCATCATTAAAATTCTCAGGTTGAACGACAACTACTTTAAACTGTGCTGAGGAGTGGATGTTAACAACTTTACCAGTTGAAGACCTCCTGTTGATAGTTTGAATAAATTGAGGCTTTTCATATTCTTCAGTTTCTTCCTCTTCCTTCTCTAATAATTCTTCGTCCTCTTCTTCAGTCTCCCAACCTACAAAATTGAGAACCTTGTTAAATAACTTTGACATTAAAAATACCTCCTCTTTATCTTTTGTGCAATTTCACTATATGTACTTACGTTCTCCAAACAACGCTGTACCAATTCTCACTATATTGGCGCCTTCTTCTATAGCCACTTCAAAGTCATTACTCATGCCCATAGAAAGATATTCCATATTTATATTATTAATATTTTCCTTTTCAATGTCAATAGACAATTTTCTCAAACCGGAAAAAACGTATCTTACAGCTTCCGGATTTGTAGTATAAGGAGCAATAGTCATAAGACCCCTAACCCTTAAATTTTCAAGCTCAGATATCTTTCGTATCAACTCTAAAGCATCCTGCGCTGCAGCTCCAAATTTAGACTGTTCACCGGAAATATTAACTTGTACCAATATATCAACCTTTTTCCCTATCTTTTGGGCTCTGGTATTTATCTCTGCAGCTAAACTATATCTGTCCACCGAATGGATCAATTTAACTTTGTCTATAATATACTTAACTTTATTAGTTTGCAAATGTCCAATTAAATGCCAATTGCAATCTCTATTAATTATATCGTACTTTTGTACCAATTCCTGAACCCTATTTTCTCCTAATTCCGTGATTCCTTCATCAATTGCCTTTATAATTTTTTCCGGTTCAACGGTCTTAGAGACTGCTACCAGCATAATATCTTCAGCTTTTCTTCCGCTTTTTGCTGCAGCTTTTTCAATTCTCTCCCTTATAATTTCCAGATTTCTTTTGATATAATCATATTGCCCGCTCATCAGTTTATTGTCTGCCCTTCCTCTATATTAATTGGATTAACAACATAACTTGAATATAAACTGACACTATAAGAATTAACATTATCTGAATCTATATTTTTATTGTCTATATTTTTAATTATAGCAAATTCTTCATTTTTTCCAACTATCTCAACCTTGACAAACCTGGCACGATTAGCTTTAACCAGGCATATTTCCGCTATTTTATTTTTTTCATCAATATTACTAAGGCTCCTCAAAGGCACTTTAAGGCCGCTGTATTGATTTTTTATCAAATCTATATTTATTTTTCTAAAAGGTGCCGTTTCACTGGCAGCATTACTTACTTTTACAGCAACTATGCTTTTTCCGTCCATATTATTTGACCGATAAAAAACATTGCCAGTTACAACTTTTCCCAAATCGTTCAATCTTATATCTATTCCGTCATCCACTTTATATTCCTTGGCAAGCTTTGAATCAAGAATCATGACCAAATAGTACTCTATATCGGTTATAACCTTTGCAAAAGGTTTGCCTTCTTCAACCCCAACTTTTTCAATATCTTTCTGTATCCCTTTTTC
It includes:
- a CDS encoding YggS family pyridoxal phosphate-dependent enzyme, whose translation is MSGQYDYIKRNLEIIRERIEKAAAKSGRKAEDIMLVAVSKTVEPEKIIKAIDEGITELGENRVQELVQKYDIINRDCNWHLIGHLQTNKVKYIIDKVKLIHSVDRYSLAAEINTRAQKIGKKVDILVQVNISGEQSKFGAAAQDALELIRKISELENLRVRGLMTIAPYTTNPEAVRYVFSGLRKLSIDIEKENINNINMEYLSMGMSNDFEVAIEEGANIVRIGTALFGERKYI
- a CDS encoding cell division protein SepF — encoded protein: MSKLFNKVLNFVGWETEEEDEELLEKEEEETEEYEKPQFIQTINRRSSTGKVVNIHSSAQFKVVVVQPENFNDAQDICDHLKNKKPIVINLEGLEKDLAQRIIDFLSGSVYALDGSIQKVSNEIFIVAPHNVDIMGDLKGEMSNKTAFPWAK
- a CDS encoding YggT family protein, whose amino-acid sequence is MYNLIKALDILLLVIEWALVIRAVLSWIPNLPRDNPIIELLNQITEPILSPVRELIAKSSFGRNSMLDFSPLIVYLIIEAVRRLLFSILISYI